From one Solanum stenotomum isolate F172 chromosome 12, ASM1918654v1, whole genome shotgun sequence genomic stretch:
- the LOC125846313 gene encoding pentatricopeptide repeat-containing protein At5g56310-like: MELFKIRGLHYIYRYLCSITYAPSAPPSRNPPHLSLLADQCTSLHQLKQIHAQMIIRARIHDNYAASRLLSFSALSESGSLSYAVRLFDSINEPNSFMWNTLIRAQAGSSNPRQALLLYVKMRRLCVAPGKHTFPFVLKACSNVMCIYVSRQVHCHAIKFGLDLDLHVVNGLIRAYSVSRVLRDARQLFDEVPERNLSVWTTMICGFAQNDRYGDAIQLFERMLEDGMAPNGATLASVLSACAQSGSLQLGEQIHAYMEENGMELGVILGTALVNMYAKNGAIVEANKCFSSMRERNIATWNAMICGLAAHGHGKEAINFFKELEQEKVKPNDITLVGVLSACCHAGLFDYGEGIFHSMKELYRIDPKIEHYGCMVDILGRNGKLLEAEQLIRGMIWKADVVIWGSLLHACQSHGNVDIAERAVKEILLLNPNSHGVYVVLSNMYAEAERWDDVVKLRKRMKEGSLKKTPGWSLVNAAP, translated from the coding sequence ATGGAACTGTTCAAGATAAGGGGACTCCATTACATTTACAGGTACCTCTGTAGTATAACCTATGCTCCTTCTGCTCCACCATCACGCAATCCTCCCCACCTCTCTCTCCTAGCCGACCAATGTACTTCACTACATCAACTCAAGCAAATCCATGCCCAGATGATCATCAGGGCCCGTATCCACGACAATTATGCCGCCAGCCGTTTACTGTCCTTCTCTGCTCTCTCAGAATCAGGCAGCCTTTCTTATGCAGTAAGACTTTTCGACAGTATTAACGAACCCAATTCATTCATGTGGAACACTCTCATAAGAGCTCAAGCTGGTAGCTCAAATCCCCGACAAGCCTTGCTTCTTTATGTAAAGATGCGAAGACTTTGCGTCGCTCCCGGTAAACATACATTCCCTTTTGTACTAAAAGCTTGTTCCAACGTGATGTGTATTTATGTTAGTAGACAAGTGCATTGTCATGCTATCAAATTTGGGTTAGATTTAGATTTGCATGTTGTTAATGGTTTGATCAGGGCTTATTCCGTCTCTCGTGTATTGAGGGATGCGCGGCAATTGTTTGATGAAGTTCCTGAGAGAAATTTGAGTGTTTGGACGACGATGATTTGTGGGTTTGCTCAGAATGATAGGTATGGTGATGCTATTCAGTTGTTTGAGCGTATGCTTGAGGATGGAATGGCGCCCAACGGAGCTACATTGGCTTCTGTGTTGTCAGCTTGTGCCCAGTCAGGTAGTCTGCAATTAGGAGAACAGATTCACGCGTATATGGAGGAAAACGGGATGGAATTAGGAGTGATTCTTGGAACGGCATTAGTGAACATGTATGCAAAGAACGGTGCCATAGTAGAAGCAAACAAGTGCTTTAGCAGTATGAGAGAAAGGAACATTGCAACTTGGAATGCAATGATTTGCGGGTTAGCTGCCCATGGACATGGAAAAGAAGCAATTAACTTCTTTAAGGAACTAGAACAAGAAAAAGTGAAGCCAAATGACATTACATTAGTTGGGGTTCTGTCAGCGTGCTGCCATGCTGGGTTATTTGACTATGGTGAAGGAATATTTCACTCCATGAAAGAGTTATACCGTATAGATCCCAAGATTGAGCATTACGGATGCATGGTTGACATTCTTGGACGGAATGGGAAACTACTAGAAGCTGAGCAGCTCATAAGAGGAATGATTTGGAAGGCTGATGTGGTTATCTGGGGTTCCTTATTACATGCATGTCAGAGCCATGGAAACGTAGATATTGCAGAACGAGCTGTGAAAGAAATTCTGCTTTTGAATCCAAATAGTCATGGAGTTTATGTCGTCTTATCTAATATGTATGCAGAAGCTGAAAGATGGGACGATGTGGTAAAACTAAGGAAGCGGATGAAGGAAGGAAGCTTAAAGAAAACACCCGGTTGGAGCCTTGTAAATGCAGCTCCGTGA
- the LOC125846314 gene encoding B2 protein isoform X2, with protein MENMQSYWQFGDELRGQSKTSEDHKWSTAALKLSEQMKYKGERRNNLDLSKSSAEIRPRGNHMFQEDNKWESLNFNMLNLESKMTENMSKNRIMDSIYNANPVYLNPNFNSLGNSSLSKFNASNYTKEPSKNSNNNVESTNGNNSVDKRFKTLPAAETLPKNEVLGGYIFVCNNDTMQEDLKRLLFGLPPRYRDSVRAITPGLPLFLYNYTTHQLHGIFEASSFGGSNIDPTAWEDKKCKGESRFPAQVRIRVRKVCNPLEEDAFRPVLHHYDGPKFRLELSVPETLDLLDLCEKAGV; from the exons ATGGAGAATATGCAGAGCTATTGGCAATTTGGCGACGAGCTTCGAGGACAATCAAAAACCTCAGAGGATCATAAATGGTCAACAGCTGCTCTAAAATTGTCCGAACAGATGAAGTACAAGGGTGAACGTAGGAATAACCTTGACCTTTCAAAGAGCTCTGCTGAAATTAGACCCAGGGGTAATCATATGTTTCAGGAAGATAACAAGTGGGAAAGCCTCAACTTCAATATGTTAAATTTGGAAAGCAAGATGACGGAAAATATGAGCAAGAATCGCATTATGGATAGCATTTACAATGCAAATCCAGTTTATCTTAATCCCAATTTTAACAGCTTGGGAAATTCATCTTTAAGCAAGTTCAATGCTAGCAACTATACCAAGGAACCAAGCAAGAATAGCAATAACAACGTTGAGAGCACAAATGGAAATAACTCTGTTGACAAAAGGTTTAAGACTCTGCCTGCTGCTGAGACACTGCCGAAGAATGAGGTTCTTGGCGgatatatatttgtttgtaaCAATGACACAATGCAGGAAGACCTAAAGCGCCTGCTCTTCG GCCTTCCCCCTAGATACAGAGATTCTGTGAGGGCAATAACACCAGGGTTACCCTTGTTCCTATATAATTACACTACTCACCAGTTGCATGGTATCTTTGAG GCATCGAGTTTTGGAGGTTCCAACATTGATCCAACTGCCTGGGAGGATAAAAAGTGTAAAGGAGAGTCAAGGTTCCCTGCTCAG GTGAGGATCCGTGTCCGGAAAGTCTGTAATCCTTTGGAGGAAGATGCTTTCAGACCAGTTTTACATCATTATGATGGTCCCAAGTTCCGTCTGGAGCTCTCCGTTCCTGAG ACTTTGGACTTACTAGATCTCTGTGAAAAAGCCGGTGTGTAG
- the LOC125849195 gene encoding mitochondrial import receptor subunit TOM20-like, producing MDMQSDFDRLLFFEHARKTAETTYATDPLDAENLTRWGGALLELSQFQSVSESKKMISDAISKLEEALEVNPQKHDAIWCLGNAYTSHGFLNPDEDEAKVYFDKAAQCFQQAVDADPENELYQKSFEVSTKASELHAQIHKQGPLQQAMGPGPSTAATSTKGSKKKKSSDLKYDIFGWVILAVGLVAWVGFAKSNVPPPAHSPPR from the exons ATGGATATGCAAAGTGATTTCGACCGACTCCTCTTCTTCGAGCACGCTCGCAAGACTGCCGAAACCACATATGCTACAGATCCTCTTGATGCTGAG AATTTGACAAGATGGGGAGGTGCATTgctggaattatcacaattccAGTCTGTCAGcgaatcaaagaagatgatatCTG ATGCTATCTCAAAGTTAGAGGAGGCTTTGGAGGTTAATCCACAGAAGCATGACGCCATTTGGTGTTTGGGGAATGCATATACATCCCATGGATTTCTAAATCCTGATGAAGATGAAGCTAAGGTTTACTTTGACAAAGCAGCCCAGTGCTTCCAGCAGGCTGTTGATGCG GATCCAGAAAACGAGCTTTATCAGAAATCATTTGAAGTTTCTACTAAG GCTTCAGAGTTGCATGCCCAGATTCACAAACAAGGTCCCCTTCAACAAGCTATGGGACCAGGACCTTCTACTGCAGCAACAAGTACAAAG GgttcgaagaagaagaagagcagtGATCTGAAATATGACATTTTTGGATGGGTAATACTTGCTGTTGGACTTGTTGCATGGGTTGGTTTTGCGAAATCTAATGTGCCGCCACCTGCACATTCTCCTCCAAGATAA
- the LOC125849053 gene encoding uncharacterized protein LOC125849053, protein MIVGVEEMSLKTKALGHCGVAGAVPLSFRRSLSSFPTRLSFHTAVPPQTRRFQSLAVVKRSPKRLKYSAPRLTKEDGLLYVQVDQFGSDSWKLDPVVELLKGGAVGVIPTDTLYAIVCDLNSHSAIERLRRIKEIEPSKPLSIICRSFRDIDTYTTGFPRGNAQGLTDIFRAVKHCLPGPYTFILTASKQLPKQCTRYGTATSKYASRKNVGVRIPDDPVCQAILEKLDGPLISTSVKSPKENEWILDPVIIADVYGLEGLDFVVDAGVRVADPSTVVDMTESAPRIIRQGKGPKQPWMIAEDDDSAVDE, encoded by the exons ATGATTGTAGGTGTGGAAGAGATGTCATTGAAAACTAAAGCACTGGGACACTGTGGAGTTGCCGGAGCAGTGCCTCTCTCATTCCGTCGCTCTCTCTCTTCATTCCCCACTCGCCTGTCGTTCCACACTGCCGTTCCTCCCCAAACCCGCCGATTCCAATCCTTGGCGGTGGTTAAGAGAAGTCCTAAACGCCTCAAATACTCGGCTCCTCGCTTAACTAAG GAAGATGGATTGCTCTATGTTCAAGTTGATCAATTTGGCTCGGATTCCTGGAAGTTGGATCCAGTTGTTGAACTTCTTAAAGGAGGAGCTGTTGGAGTCATTCCCACAGACACTCT GTACGCAATAGTTTGTGATCTGAACAGTCATTCAGCCATTGAACGTCTTCGTAG AATAAAAGAGATAGAACCTTCAAAG CCCCTTAGTATCATTTGTCGATCTTTCCGCGACATAGATACATATACAACTGGATTTCCCCGTGGTAATGCCCAAGGTCTTACAGACATTTTTCGAGCAGTCAAGCACTGTCTACCCGGTCCT TACACTTTCATCTTAACTGCTAGCAAACAGCTACCAAAACAATGCACGAGATACGGGACTGCAACTTCCAAATATGCTTCAAGGAAAAATGTTGGTGTTCGTATACCTGATGATCCTGTCTGTCAAGCAATCTTAGAAAAGTTGGATGGACCTCTAATATCCACAAG TGTCAAGTCACCTAAGGAGAATGAGTGGATACTGGATCCTGTCATTATAGCTGATGTATATGGTCTAGAG GGacttgattttgttgttgatgCGGGTGTTCGTGTGGCTGATCCATCAACTGTAGTTGATATGACTGAAAGTGCTCCTAGAATTATACGGCAGGGAAAG GGTCCTAAGCAGCCTTGGATGATAGCAGAAGATGATGATTCTGCTGTAGATGAATAG
- the LOC125848587 gene encoding ribonucleoside-diphosphate reductase small chain: protein MPLIPEEPLLASNPDRFCMFPIQYPQIWEMYKKAMASFWTVEEVDLSSDNRHWENLTSGERHFITHVLAFFAASDGIVLENLAGRFMKDVQVAEARAFYGFQIAIENIHSEMYSLLLESYIKDSDEKSKLFRAIETIPCVEKKAKWALRWIDGSETFAERLVAFACVEGIFFSGSFCSIFWLKKRGLMPGLTFSNELISRDEGLHCDFACLLYSLLRTKLTEERVRGIIADAVEIEREFVCDALPCALVGMNGDLMSKYIEFVADRLLDALGYDKMYNAQNPFDWMELISLQGKTNFFEKRVGEYQKASVMSSLNGNGDTHEFKLDEDF, encoded by the coding sequence ATGCCTCTTATCCCAGAAGAGCCTTTGCTCGCCTCTAACCCAGATCGATTCTGTATGTTCCCAATTCAGTATCCACAGATTTGGGAAATGTACAAGAAAGCCATGGCATCTTTCTGGACGGTAGAAGAAGTCGATCTATCTTCTGATAATCGTCACTGGGAAAACCTAACATCCGGTGAAAGACATTTCATCACTCATGTGCTTGCCTTCTTTGCCGCCTCAGACGGCATCGTTTTAGAGAACCTCGCTGGAAGGTTCATGAAAGATGTCCAGGTTGCTGAGGCGCGTGCTTTCTATGGGTTCCAAATCGCCATTGAGAATATCCATTCCGAGATGTACAGTTTGCTGTTGGAGTCGTACATAAAGGATTCTGACGAAAAGAGCAAATTGTTCCGTGCAATCGAGACCATCCCTTGTGTTGAAAAGAAGGCGAAATGGGCCCTTCGTTGGATCGATGGTTCCGAAACCTTCGCGGAGCGCTTGGTGGCTTTTGCTTGTGTTGAAGGGATTTTCTTCAGCGGAAGCTTCTGTTCGATATTTTGGTTGAAAAAACGGGGGTTAATGCCTGGATTAACCTTCTCAAATGAGTTAATTTCAAGAGACGAAGGTTTGCACTGTGATTTTGCGTGTTTGCTTTACAGTTTGCTAAGGACGAAGCTAACTGAGGAGCGAGTCAGGGGAATTATTGCAGATGCTGTGGAGATAGAAAGGGAGTTCGTGTGTGATGCTCTTCCTTGTGCTCTGGTGGGGATGAATGGAGATTTGATGAGTAAATACATAGAATTTGTCGCTGATAGATTGTTGGATGCTTTGGGTTATGACAAGATGTACAATGCCCAGAATCCATTTGATTGGATGGAGCTGATTAGCTTACAAGGGAAGACTAATTTCTTTGAGAAGAGAGTTGGGGAGTATCAGAAGGCCTCTGTTATGTCCAGTTTGAATGGTAATGGTGATACCCATGAATTCAAGCTGGATGAGGACTTCTAA